A single genomic interval of Anopheles marshallii chromosome 2, idAnoMarsDA_429_01, whole genome shotgun sequence harbors:
- the LOC128708493 gene encoding uncharacterized protein LOC128708493: MATSPPRRTLRSSNRLSLSLTRKRGKTKQDCPQTVSNASQSRETLPKCVEIPAISVTDQEVSPVTEQQTSGSISEPVGPENAASSCRISVRKDMCSVETIIILSDDEINGETPSKRSIQEYFTPSKHASNSSETSTNWTTGGKRSKTANSSVKNNGSQTGPRKEIGKVRRKICPSTNIKMLTKKYFDDSQKRITNFFNKEEDPERVGYCRVLKESVMPAIITGDMDVEKMLNVTVDESIERLSFSQHASPFTIPETASEMSTSQIMERIERVQSACYDPVREDWNMERVAFPVGVPTLNNNIEDVEVMHKTELPIMKYKTIEPRKRPSGIFQTPNNKVTPAPKSSRSKGMNSGRTTFRKKIMCPSYKIIAGTNFAVDAFRYGDIEGVTHYFLTHFHADHYIGLKKTFSKPIIMSSITARLVKTFINVSEEFYRVIDLHQSITIDDVEIIALDANHCPGGIMFLFRLPNGSNMLHTGDFRASPEMEEYPEFWNFPIDCIYLDTTYLSSKYAFKSQWESVADAREAVTAFLKKHIGEKVLIVCGSYLIGKEKVWLELAMATGMKVWTEPNRCKALKAIADPQYLSVLVADPLKANIHVLAMKKLSYDELGEYMNQFHDRYDCVIGIRPSGWEKNSKPQYRGRINIVGVEYSEHSSFDELKRFVQFIRPREVISTVPYGNSNQNRTPTVPASWYQGDIRPQRKALQLSITNFITPVKEVDVIMPNVRSTSLQTRSLSLRPKTEENSVNAAGSATDVEVIDVIDSEDGEDLKASQKSENGELSYDSDWLP, from the exons ATGGCAACCTCACCGCCGAGAAGAACTTTACGAAGTTCTAATCGATTATCCCTATCATTGACTCGTAAGagaggaaaaacgaaacaagacTGTCCACAAACCGTGTCAAATGCGTCACAATCGAGGGAAACTCTGCCAAAATGTGTGGAAATCCCTGCTATATCTGTTACCGATCAAGAAGTATCACCAGTTACGGAGCAACAAACAAGTGGTTCGATTTCCGAACCGGTGGGCCCAGAGAACGCTGCTAGCTCCTGCAGAATATCTGTAAGGAAAGATATGTGTTCAGTGGAAACTATCATTATACTAagtgacgatgaaattaaTGGCGAAACTCCATCGAAGAGATCGATTCAGGAGTACTTTACTCCATCGAAACATGCAAGCAATAGTTCGGAAACGTCGACGAACTGGACCACTGGAGGCAAACGCAGCAAAACTG ctAACTCTTCGGTGAAAAATAATGGTTCACAAACGGGTCCTAGAAAAGAAATAGGTAAAGTACGTCGTAAGATTTGTCCAAGCACCAACATAAAGATGCTAACAAAGAAATACTTCGACGACTCGCAAAAACGAATAACAAACTTTTTCAACAAAGAGGAAGATCCGGAACGTGTTGGATATTGTCGAGTACTGAAAGAATCGGTTATGCCAGCGATCATCACAGGTGACATGGATGTGGAAAAAATGCTAAATGTAACAGTAGATGAAAGTATCGAGCGATTGAGCTTTTCACAACATGCTTCCCCCTTCACTATACCGGAAACAGCCTCCGAGATGAGCACATCCCAAATTATGGAACGTATCGAACGTGTGCAAAGTGCATGTTACGATCCTGTACGAGAAGATTGGAACATGGAACGGGTAGCATTTCCTGTTGGTGTACCAACATTGAACAACAACATTGAAGATGTGGAAGTCATGCATAAGACTGAACTTCCCATAATGAAGTACAAAACTATTGAACCCCGTAAGCGACCGAGTGGCATTttccaaacaccaaacaacaaagtaACACCCGCACCAAAATCATCTCGTAGCAAGGGAATGAATAGTGGTAGGACaacatttagaaaaaaaatcatgtgtCCATCGTACAAAATCATTGCGGGGACCAATTTTGCTGTTGATGCGTTTCGATACGGTGATATTGAGGGCGTTACGCACTACTTCCTAACGCATTTTCATGCGGATCATTACATTGGGCTGAAGAAAACATTCTCGAAGCCTATAATAATGTCTTCAATAACGGCTCGGCTTGTAAAGACTTTTATAAATGTGAGCGAAGAATTTTACCGCGTGATAGACCTGCATCAGAGTATCACTATTGATGATGTCGAAATAATAGCACTGGATGCTAATCA TTGCCCTGGTggaataatgtttttgtttcgcttgccAAATGGAAGCAATATGCTACACACGGGAGATTTTCGAGCATCTCCCGAAATGGAAGAGTATCCAGAGTTTTGGAATTTCCCGATCGATTGTATTTACCTAGACACTACGTACCTTTCGTCAAAGTACGCTTTCAAGTCACAGTGGGAAAGCGTTGCGGATGCCCGAGAAGCTGTAACAGCATTCCTGAAAAAACACATCGGTGAAAAGGTGCTAATCGTCTGTGGAAGCTATCTGATAGGCAAGGAGAAGGTTTGGCTCGAGTTAGCTATGGCCACTGGAATGAAAGTATGGACGGAACCAAATCGATGTAAAGCGCTAAAAGCGATAGCAGATCCACAATATCTGTCAGTGCTTGTGGCAGATCCACTCAAAGCAAATATACACGTGCTGGCCATGAAAAAACTTTCGTACGAT GAATTGGGCGAATATATGAATCAGTTTCATGACCGATACGATTGTGTAATTGGAATACGGCCTAGTGGATGGGagaaaaatagcaaaccaCAGTACCGAGGGCGGATCAACATCGTGGGAGTAGAATATTCGGAACATTCAAGTTTTGATGAGTTGAAACGCTTCGTCCAATTTATAAGACCGCGTGAAGTGATCAGCACGGTACCATATGGAAATTCCAATCAAAATCGTACTCCAACAGTGCCTGCCTCTTGGTACCAGGGAGATATTCGCCCACAAAGGAAAGCCTTGCAACTATCCATAACAAACTTTATAACACCTGTGAAAGAAGTTGATGTAATTATGCCAAATGTAAGATCTACCAGCTTACAGACCCGTTCTTTATCACTACGGCCCAAAACAGAAGAGAATAGTGTTAACGCTGCAGGAAGTGCGACCGACGTAGAGGTAATTGATGTTATAGATAGTGAAGATGGGGAAGATTTAAAAGCCTCTCAAAAATCGGAAAATGGAGAACTAAGCTACGACAGTGATTGGTTACCATAG
- the LOC128707952 gene encoding DNA/RNA-binding protein KIN17 has product MGKGKAEVGTPKYLANKMKAKGLQKLRWYCQMCEKQCRDENGFKCHTMSESHQRQILLFADNAGRFIDGFSSEFLTGYLQILRRQFGTKRVAANKVYQEYIADRHHLHMNATKWHSLSDFVKYLGRNGHCVVDETDKGWFITYIDRDPETLAMQEKVAKKQKMDKDDAERLAEFIEEQVRRGKNEDEPSGSGYSELKRENEEETIKIDLKLTGKLSQHTASTVGIKRPFDLLDDSKKEKKVKPSLSSGETKKISALDELIKEEEQKKEKNNRKDYWLAEGIVVKLITRSLGEKYYREKGVVVEVFEKYRAKVKLLETGEKLKVDQAHLETVIPAVGKQILVLNGGYRGCTALLKAINTERYSVTIEIASGPLKGRLVSNVAYEDISKLFV; this is encoded by the coding sequence ATGGGCAAAGGAAAAGCAGAAGTTGGTACGCCTAAAtatttggcaaataaaatgaagGCCAAGGGATTGCAAAAGCTTCGTTGGTATTGTCAAATGTGCGAAAAACAGTGTCGCGATGAAAACGGGTTCAAGTGCCACACCATGAGCGAATCGCATCAGCGCCAGATTCTGCTATTTGCGGACAATGCTGGCCGTTTTATCGACGGATTTTCTTCAGAGTTCTTGACAGGATACCTTCAAATATTGCGGCGTCAATTTGGTACAAAGCGCGTTGCTGCCAACAAGGTGTACCAAGAATACATTGCAGATCGTCACCATCTTCATATGAACGCTACGAAATGGCATTCGCTGTCCGACTTTGTGAAGTATCTGGGCCGAAATGGTCACTGTGTAGTGGATGAAACGGATAAAGGATGGTTTATCACTTACATTGACCGTGATCCAGAGACATTAGCTATGCAGGAAAAGGtggcgaaaaaacaaaaaatggacaaagaTGATGCGGAACGCTTGGCGGAGTTCATTGAAGAGCAGGTTCGTCGAGGGAAAAATGAGGATGAACCTAGCGGCTCAGGTTACTCGGAACTAAAACGAGAAAATGAGGAGGAAACTATAAAAATTGACTTAAAACTAACGGGAAAACTCTCTCAACATACTGCTTCGACAGTGGGAATCAAACGTCCTTTCGATTTGTTGGACGATtcgaagaaggagaaaaaggtAAAACCCTCTCTTAGCAGTGGAGAGacgaaaaaaatatctgcGCTGGATGAGCTTATCAAAGAAGAGGagcagaaaaaggaaaaaaacaaccgtaaGGACTATTGGTTGGCTGAGGGAATCGTAGTAAAACTGATAACCCGTTCCTTGGGTGAGAAATATTACAGAGAGAAAGGTGTTGTAGTAGAGGTGTTTGAAAAGTACCGTGCAAAAGTTAAACTGCTCGAAACGGGAGAAAAATTGAAGGTAGATCAAGCCCATTTGGAGACCGTTATACCTGCTGTTGGGAAAcaaattttagttttgaaCGGAGGCTATCGTGGTTGTACAGCTTTGTTGAAAGCCATCAACACGGAACGATACAGCGTAACAATTGAAATAGCCTCTGGACCACTGAAAGGACGGTTAGTAAGCAACGTTGCTTATGAAGATATAAGTAAACTATTTGTTTGA